Within Legionella birminghamensis, the genomic segment AATTCACATTCCTTTTACCTTGCATTGTTTTGTCGTTTTGTCACCGGCATCGGCAGCGCTTTTTGCTTCCTTGGCCCTATTCGTCTGGCATCGCGATGGTTCCCGCCTCGGCAAATGGCGATGGTAACCGGTATTATTGTGACAATTGCCATGACCGGCGGCATGCTAGCCCAATATCCTCTGACAAAACTGGTTTCCCAGGTCGGTTGGCGGGAGGCCTTAACCCAGGTCGGATGGCTAGGAATGATTATGCTTGCTCTGATGTTCTTTGGTATTCTTGAAAAGAAACAACAGAAGCAATCCACTTCTCCTAAATCTTTGAACCTGCTGGCAGTTGCAAAACAGACCTATTTGAATACCCAGACTTTAAGAGCTGCCTTGTGTACCAGTTTGATGAATATGGCCATTGCCGTATTTGGAGCGATGATGGGTTCTCTTTATCTTGTGCAGCGTCTGGGAGTCAGTAAAGAAGATGCGGCCATGGTTAATACATTGCTCTTTCTTGGCGCAATTATCGGCGGCCCTTTAATTGGCTGGATATCTGATAAACTGGCCTTGCGGGTTATGCCGATGAAAGCTTGTGTAATCGTTTCACTGGCCATCCTGGTGCTTGTTCTCTATGCGCCAGTGTCCTTACCCGTAATGAAAGTGTTATTTTTCCTGCTCGGATTTTTTACTGCTGGACAAGTAATTAGCTATGCGCTGGTTGCAGAAAAGAGCCCTATTGCAATTACTGCGACAGCAGTCAGTGTGATTTCTATATTAACCCAGGGCGGTTACATTATTTATCAGAATCTGTTTAGTGTGCTATTAATGAGTCATGGGGAAATGCAAATGCATGGCGAAACGCCTGTCTACTCCTTAGGCGATTATCAGTTCGCTGCAATCATTTTACCTGTCGGTTTAATTATCGCATGGCTGGCCTTATGGGGATTGAAAGAAACCCATGGACGGCATGTGGAGGAGTAAAATGGTCGGTCGCGTATGTATTCTGTTGATGGATTCTTTCGGCATTGGCGCTAGCCAGGATGCCGGCAAATATGGTGATCTGGGCGCAGATACGTTTGGCCATATTCATGCAGCCTGCGCTGCAGATCAAGCTAATCGCGCAGAGCTGCGCCATGGCCCTCTATCGATTCCCAATCTCGCCAGACTGGGGCTCTACCATGCCGCTTTAGCCAGCACAGGTATTCCTCTGGTTGATTTAGGCAGCCTGGGGGAACCCGCAGGATATTATGGCTATGCGGTTGAGCAAAGTCTGGGGAAGGACACGCCAAGCGGCCATTGGGAATTGGCTGGCGTACCCGTTTTATTCGAGTGGGGCTATTTTCCAGATGCCCCCAATTGTTTCCCGGAAAAATTAATTGCTGATTTTATAAGAGAAACCAAAATCGCTGGTGTGCTGGGTCTTAAGCATGCGAGCGGAACCACCATTATTGATGAATTGGGTGAAGAGCACATCATCAGCAATAAACCCATTGTTTACACCTCAGCAGACAGTGTTTTTCAGATTGCTGCGCATGAAGAGTATTTTGGCCTTGAAAGGCTTTATGGAATTTGCGAGGTTGCTCGCCGTCTGGTGGATGAATACCAGATTGGTCGCGTCATTGCACGTCCTTTTATTGGCAAACCAGGTGCATTTAAGCGGACTGGCAATCGGAAAGATTATGCCACGCTTCCTCCCGCACCGACTTTACTTGATAAATTAAAAGCCTCTAACAGAGAGGTGATTGCGATAGGAAAGGTGGCTGATATTTACGCACACCAGGGACTAACGCAAACGGTTAAAGCCGATGGCAATATGGCCTTGTTTGATGCCACACTCGCCGCTATGGCAACCGCACCTGCCGGCAGTTTACTGTTCACCAACTTCGTTGATTTTGACTCTTCCTATGGCCACCGGCGGGATGTGGCTGGCTATGCGCAGGCACTGGAAGCCTTTGATGCACGACTCCCTGAGCTAATCAATATATTACAAGCGGATGACTTAGTGGTAATTGCTGCGGACCATGGCTGTGATCCCACTCAACCGGGCTCTGATCATACCCGCGAACATATTCCAGTTCTGGCATTTGGCAAGCAAACAAAAGGCTGCTTCATTGGACGAAGGGACAGCTTCGCCGATGTGGGGCAGAGTATTGCCGAGTTTCTTGGTATTGAACCACTAGAGAATGGCGTCTCGTTTCTGAAGGCGGCAGCCAGCCATGATATATCCTGAGTCCTTTAATCTTTATTGCAAAGGACTCATTAATAACCGTCTGACTTCTCTTCGAAAGTCTATTCTTTATATTCTGTGGTCAGCTAACAGGCCATTAAAAGCCTATGAAATTCTTGAGCATTTGCTGGAAACAAAAATTAATGCCCAGCCGCCCACTGTTTACAGGGTGCTGGATTACTTTGTTTTTGCCGGGTTAGTACACAAGGTCGAGTCCATCCAATGTTATACATTGTGCAAACAGCCGGAGCAGCATTTTCCTTCTGAACTCCTGATGGTGTGTAACCACTGTCATCAGGTGCAGGAAATTTACAACAAGCAGTTAAGGGAACTGATTAAACAGCTAACCGAAGATTGTCAGTTCAATCTTGGCCAATCAACTATTGAGTTGAAAGGCCTTTGCCAGCATTGCGAAAAGCAGGGCTGTATGACCTGCTGAGACCTCAGGGTAAGTCCGTACTCGAATCCTACGGCGAAGACCCTGCCGAATACCCGCGGCTAAGATCTGCCGAATTCCCGCGGCTTTGACCGCGGGATCCATTAAGCTGCCCACCTGAAAAATTTTTGCTAGTCCTGCATGGTTGAATGGCCCCCGCGGTCGAAGCCGCGGGGATACGTGGGACCTCGCCGCGGGATCGTATGACTCTGGCTACAGCCCGTAAAAAATATTACCAGTATCCATTGAAATTCCTGAATTGACCCCCATTTGACAGCTTTGACTTATGAAAAAGAGGATTGGCCTTGGAACAGTATCGCGGTACTACCATTCTTTCCGTTCGCCGGGGGAATAAAGTGATTATTGGGGGCGATGGTCAGGTGACCATGGGCAACACAGTGATGAAAGGTAATGCACGGAAGGTGCGGCGCTTGTATAAAGACAAAGTGATCGCTGGTTTCGCCGGGGGTACGGCAGATGCATTCACTTTATTTGAACGATTCGAGCGTAAGCTGGAAATGCATCAAGGTCACTTAGTACGTGCTGCCGTTGAATTGGCAAAAGACTGGCGCACTGACAAAATACTGCGCCGACTGGAAGCCCTGTTAGCCGTTGCTGATCACAAAGCATCATTGATTATCACCGGTAATGGCGATGTGATTGAGCCAGAGGCGCATGGCCTGATTGCTATTGGCTCCGGCGGTCCTTTTGCCCAATCAGCTGCACGGGCTTTATTGGAAAATACCGATTTATCTGCCCGGGAAATCGTAGAGCAAAGTTTAAAAATTGCCGGTGAGATTTGTATCTACACCAACCATAATTTAACCATCGAAGAATTGGATAGTGAGCATGAGTAATACTATGATGACTCCGCGTGAAATTGTTCAGGAGTTAGATCGATTTATAATTGGACAGGACGAAGCCAAAAGAGCAGTGGCGATTGCACTGCGTAATCGCTGGCGGCGCATGCAGATTGAAGATGATGCATTGCGTAATGAAATTATGCCAAAAAATATTCTGATGATTGGTCCAACCGGGGTGGGTAAAACTGAAATTGCCCGCCGTCTGGCAAAACTGGCGCAGGCTCCGTTTATCAAAGTAGAGGCAACCAAGTTTACAGAAGTAGGTTATGTAGGACGCGATATTGATTCAATAATCAGGGATCTGGCTGATATCGCTATCAAGCAGGAGCGTGAAACAGCCATGAGAAAGGTTGAACACCTCGCTGAGGACGCTGCTGAAGAGCGTGTCCTGGATGCCTTGCTGCCTGCTGCCCGCGGCACCATGATGGCCAGCGAAAAAGAAAGCTCAACCCGTCAGGTGTTTCGCAAGCAGCTAAGGGAAGGCAAGCTGGATGATAATGAAATAGAAATAGAAATTGCTTCTTCACCAGTCGGCATTGAAATAATGGCTCCTCCAGGCATGGAAGAAATGACCAGCCAATTGCAGTCTATGTTTCAGCAAGTCGGGGGCGGACGTACCAAAACGCGCAAAATGACAATCGTCAAAGCAATGAAAATCCTGCGCGAGGAAGAAGCGGCCAAGTTAATCAATGAAGATGATATCAAGCAAAAAGCTATCGAAAAAGTCGAGCAGCACGGCATTGTATTTATTGATGAGCTGGACAAAGTCGCACAACGCTCAGAAAATGGAATGAGCGGCTCGGTGTCAAGAGAGGGGGTACAACGTGATCTGCTGCCTTTAGTAGAAGGTTCAACGGTTTCGACTAAATACGGCATGATCAAATCCGATCATATTCTCTTTATCGCTTCAGGCGCATTTCATGTTGCCAAACCTTCCGATCTGATCGCCGAACTTCAGGGACGTTTACCCATCCGTGTCGAACTCTCGGCATTAAGCGTAGAGGATTTTGTGCGAATTCTTACAGAGCCCAGCGCGTCATTGACAGAGCAATATTCAGCCTTAATGGCAACCGAAGGGCTAACGCTGACCTTTGATGATACCGGCATTCGCCGCATTGCGGAGGTCGCCTGGAAAGTGAATGAGCGCACGGAAAACATCGGTGCCAGACGTTTGTATACGGTAATGGAACGCCTTTTGGAGGTTGTTTCTTTTGAAGCGACGGACAAATCGGGTGAAGCAGTTCACATTGATGCGGCCTATGTCGATAAACATCTTGGCAAGCTGGTAGATGATGAAGATCTGGCTCGATATATTTTATAATCGTAAAAGCGTCTGCTTTCAATTGGGATCTCGGACGCTGCGATTTAAGTGATAACTATGACAGGAGGCTTTCATCAGACTATAATCCTTATATGGATGAAATATGAAACGATGATAGTGTGTCAAATTATTGATAAGCCATGATCATTACTGTTTATGGCTTTTAAGGATCTGAAAGAATGCCAATTCCTTTCATATTGTTGGTAGAAGATAATTTAATTGCCTTGACCACAATTCAAAGCTTAGCCAAGCAAAGCCAATGCCGCTGGTTATCCGCTGACAATGCCGAACGAGCTTTTTCTTTGGCTACAGAACATGAATTTGATTTGATAATTACCGATCTGGGATTACCTGATTTTTCGGGTTTGGAACTGACAAAAAAAATAAGGGAATGGGAGGTTGCGAATGGCAAGCCTTCCGTCCCTATTATTGGATTAACCGTACATGCCATGAATGAAGAGGCCCTTTCGGCAGGAATGAATGACTTATTGATAAAGCCTCTGAGTCTTGCTGATTTCCAGAAGTTGCTGGCGGATTATTTGACGGAATAAATCTGTATTTATTACACATGGTCTTGAGCCTCAGAGATTCCTGCCTCTCGGGCACAATGGGCACAGCAATAATATTCCCCTTCTGCTTCCACGCCATGGCCAATAATTTTACAAGAGCAATGTTTGCATTCTGGCGCTAACTCCTGAATCGCACACTCAAAACAATCGAAAGTGTAGTGATTGCCATTTTGTTGAATAATTAAAGGATTCTGGTAATTATTTCCACATACCTGACAGGTTGTCATAACGATCTCCTTTTCTAAAACTCACTCTTTAACTATAGCCCTTTTGAAAAACCTTGTCGGAAAAAGCCATTTGCTATAATTATAATTAAAGTTTGTATAAGCAAGGAGGTGGATCATGCCACGTGGAGATAAATCAAGTTACACAGCCAAACAGAAACGGAAAGCTGAACATATTGAGAAAGGCTATGAGAAGAAAGGTGTTTCCCATAAAGAAGCTGAAGAAAGAGCCTGGCGTACTGTCAATAAACAAGATGGCGGCGGTAAAAAAGATTGATAAATTTACCTGTGTTGGGCTTAGGCCCAACATAAAGGCTAATACTATTTTCGTTTGCTGCAGCTCAAACAGACTACATTTAAATTAAATTGATACATTAAGTTCAAAACAGAGGCATGTGGCTATAGCTTGGGTTATAATAGGCTTAATTTTGAACAGAAATGCGGCTTATGCGAATACCATTAATCGAACCCAGTAATTCTCGTTATCTCTATATTAATCATGCGAACAATCGTGTTCACCTCCTGGTTCCTTTTACCGCAGGTCTTCATGTAAGCACCGATAACACCTGTAAATCCAACCTTGAGTTAAAAGCATTTTTTGAAGGCGGTGCCGTCCTGGAACTGGATTCTTATAAAGCCACGCTAGAATTTCATATGTCCCTGTTAGAAGAGAGTGATGTGCTTTACCTGGCCAAGAAAGAGCGCCTGGCTCAAATCAACATCTACATTGAGGCGCTTGTTGAAATGTGGACCAGTTATCAGAATGAGGTGGACAGAATTCTTGAAAAGGATTCCAATTTATACGGCATTCAATTGCGGCCTGAGACTCAAGACCCTCTGTCCAATGTTGTGAATCCTGTTTTTACAATTAATCGAAAAAATGATGCTCAAGGTGCGCCGCTATCCCCCTTGTATAATCAAATGCAGAGACTCTTTGCAGAACTGGTATTGAAAAAACCAGACCCTAGAAAAAGCCTTATTAATAGTGTATTAGAAAGACTCCCTCAAGGAGCGACATTTGACGATATCAGGGGTCTGTTAAAATCACAGTGTGCAAAGCAATTTAATATTAAGATCGATGTGGACAACTGGATTAATGAGGGCATTAAAACGCCAGTTAATAAAGAGCAGATTGACAAGTTTATGGGGTTTGCTGAGGATACATCCGCGAAAGACTATATTGATGCAGTATTAGGCATCTGTGCACCCGAGCTGTGGCAGATGATTCCGGGTTCGCCATTCTATCTTGGAATTTATAATAATAAGGAGCATCAAGCAGAAAGCCTCTCCCTAATGACGCAGTTTTACCTTGGCGTTTTAAATGTCTACTGTAGGTCCAAGGGCTTCAGCGATAAAAATTTTGGAGAGGTTTTAGACAACTCATCATCTTTAAGCGAGGAGCTTGTCAATGTTGTAGCACATTCATTGAGTATTGGTGAGAATGTAGAGTCACATATTGCGGCATTTTTCAATCAACATCAGAATGAATTTGGATTATCACGAGAGCTTGACTCACTGGATAAAGAGGCGATTATCCAAAAATTTGAAACCACCTATCGCATTGTGACGGCTACAAAAGAAAACCCGCACATGGATGATTTCATGTTTCTGGATACCGAAGCCCAAGGGGAAAATGCTATTTTTATTGCCCACAAGGGCTTAATTTGCACGGATGCTTCGAACATCATTCCTACAACCCCAAAAAACCAGGCCTATTTTGCCGAGATCCGCCAAGAGTCGCACCTGCATCCCAATATGGCCATCCCTCAGGGTGAACCTGCTATTACTGTTGAAATCGAACCTGCTGACCTCAGAAATAAATTGAGTGATGTACAATGGAAAAGACTTCCCAAGGACGTTCGGGCTTTACCTGCATTTAAAGTTTGCGAGCTTTTGGATTATGTGGGAAAAGGCAGGCAAGATGAGGCCTATAGTGTTTTAGAATCATCCCGGGACAAACAGAACTTACTTCGGACGCCTGGTAGATTGACTGATTACTCTGGACGCAGCTTTCATTGTACCGCCTATGAATATGCCTATTGGGCTAAAGATACCCATATGCAGCGTATGCTGGAAGGTCATATGGATGAGGAAACCAAAGCATTCCTGCTAGAAAGAATTGATGCAATCGAGCGCTATGGACTTGTTTATCAACAACACGGAATCGCTTATCAAAACGCACATTATGACATGAGTTTTGTTCTGAAAAATTTAAACGCTGATGAATTCCACCAATTGCAAAAGATGATAGGAAAACGAAGCGCAAAGATACAACAAGCTACTGTCGAAAACTATAAAAATGTATCGTTTACCGCAACTGAATATGAATGGCTCAAAAAAATCTTGAAGAAGTACCGCCCAAAGGGTATTTTTTCTTTCTTTTGCTCTTCTCCGGCAAAATCCCTCAGTACAAAACTGCAGTTTGATTTTCATTCATTAATTACTGAATTAGAAAGTTATACGGCTACTTATGGTAAATTAAGTTATCATCAGAGAGTAGAAGCATGGATGAAGGTTGGCAAGGCGCAGCGGGATGTACCCGCGCACATTGCCCACGAATATTGCCGGCCAGGCAGTTGGGCGGATCCTTTATCTCTATTTAGCGGGGAAACACTGCCGCGCAGTCTTAGATTTATTGATTACGCTACCGAGGTTGAATTCTGGTTCCCGCTTTCCTCCGCTTTTTCTGGTCTCGGTTTTGATTTTGCAATGGCGCGATGGGATGGCGGCAGGGCACTCTCTCATTGTGAGGGACATGAGATTTATGTACCCACGCATGCTGTGGGTGATTTGGCGGCTGTCCGCCATCTTGATGAGGTAAGAACTGCCGATCTTGAGCAATCGCGGGAAAATCTAAGCCGTTCGGACAGTCAATTAGCGTTTGCGCTAACGTGACTGCGCCCGAATAACTCATGCAGGGAAATGGATAAGGTATTTTTTAATTGCTTGTCGGCTTCATTAAAAATACCTGACCAGGGTTGCCAGTGATCATTTTTCAATTCAATCTGTGAAGGCAATTGAAACGGTAATTGCTGGCTTAACCAGTAAACTGAAAACTCTCCCAGATTTCGGCTTAAGTGGAAGGTTTCATCATGGTCCGAATGAATTAATTGCAAATCTTCCAGAATCTCAATCATTTTTCCGATATCCACTGCATAAGGTCTGTCACTGGATTCAGTCAATTGCTCCAAACTAAGGCCTCTGCCATTTTGCTGGGCCTGCCATAAACAATATAACCATAGTAAGGCATGTAAAAAGCCTGGCAGAGGCTGGCCTTGCCGCCTTTGATGATGGACCGCCAGAGCATAGGAAATTTCTGCACCCATCAATGTGATAATCCATACCCAGTACACCCAGACAAAGAAGATCGGAACCGTTGCAAAGGCGCCATATAGAAGCTGGTAAGTATTATACCGTCCCAAATAATAGGCAAAGGCATGTTTGGCAGATTCAAATAAAACCGTAGCGAACAAAGCGCCCCAGAATCCATGGCGGAGCTGGACAGGGCGATTGGGTACTACGACATACAGAAAGGTAAAACCGATTAAGGACAAAAAGAAAGGCAGGTAATTCAGCAGAAAAGAGGGTGTCAATGGCGTTTTTAATAAAGGTAATGAAAAAAGGTAGGAGCTTGCTGCAAGACTTAATCCTAAAAGCACGGGCGCAAGTGATAAGATGGTCCAATACAGTAGAAAAGCGGAGACGCCATGACGGGCACAATTCACCCGCCAGATTTTATTCATGGCCCTTTCGATAGTGACCATCACCAAAAGGGCGGTGACGATAAGAAAAATAACGCCCCATACCGGCAATTTTGAAACCTGCGCGGTAAACTGCTGAATATAAGTCTGAATGACCGCTCCAGTAGCGGGGACAAAATTTGCAAAAATAAAATTTTGCAAGGGTTCAATCAATCCCTGGAATACCGGGAAAGAGGACAAAATGGATAAGCCCACGGTCATAAGCGGGACAATAGCCAGAAGACTGGTGAAGGCCAGTGCTGATGCGCGATAGGTGCAGTCATCTTCGAAAAAATTGTTGACTACAAAATAGATGAAACGCTTGCAGGTTTCATATTGTCTTTTTAGCTGGATTTTCCAGTCCATTAGAGCCCATATCCCTTATCAATAGTGTTTTGCCTATTATACCACTGGTGCCGATTGGCTAAGTCCGCCTGAGATCCTCTTGGATGAGAGCTTAAACATCAGTGATAACCCCAAAAGATAAGCAATGCCGGCGCCAAAACAAAACAGTCCAAAATGAAGGTTATTATGCGCTACATAGACCCGATTGGCTATCTCTACGCCAAGCGCCTGCGCGCACATACTGATTAAGCTGATCATCGCATACGCGGTCCCTTTGGCAATTGCCGTGCTAAATAGTACATGACGGGTTAAAGGAGCAGTAAGCGCTCCCAAACTGAATCCATAGATAACAAGGCCGGGCATGAGCCAGATGTAGCTGGAAGAAAATAACAAGGGTAATAAATAGCAGAGCAACAAACCAAAGCTGAAAATGAAAGATCCGTTAATAATTATTTGCTTGACCGATCGATGCGTTGTCAGCCAGCGCAAATAGAAGTTGCCTGCAATGCCGGCACTAAAGATTGGCAATTGCCAGAGTGCATACTGAATGACGCTTAATTGGGCATCCGTTACTAAAATGATGGGAGAAATTGCAATCCAGGCAATACATGGAATAGCCATAATGCCGGAAGCAATAGCGCCGATCATAAATTCGCTATTCAATAATAACCGGCGATAATTATTGGCCACTATTTTGGGGGCTAAGGAAATTTTAGGAATAATTTCCCCGTCTTTCTTCACTGCCCCTACTGATTCAGGCATAAAATATTTCAGACCCAGCATGGCTGCAACAGCAAGAAAAGCAATTAATAAAAAGATACCGCGCCAGTGGAATAATAGAATGAAGCCAGCGCCCGCCAAGGGACCGACCAGTGGTGCAAGTGAGGCGACATTGGAAAGGATAGCAATAAGGCGAATAGCATCCATTTCAGCAAAGATTTCCTGCAAGGTGGCATAGCCCACTACTGCAGTGAAACAAAGACCCATACCCTGAAAATAACGGGCCATTAAAAACTGAGCCATCGAGTTTGAAGCGGCTATCCACAGGGTAAAAATAAGGAACAGTGCTACACCGGTCAACATGACTGGGCGTCTGCCGAATGCATCAGAAAGCGGCCCCAGAAAAAGCTGCAGGCTGGCGCCTCCCAGAACATACACCGTGAGCGAAGTTGCAATGGACGATTCGGATCCATTAAATGAGGCAACCACATGAATCATTCCAGGCATGATCATATCATTAGCGATATAGGTCAGAAACTGATATAGCACCAGAAAGCCTGCGAAATACAAGGCCTGTTTTCGGGTGATGTTAATTAATGGCTGCGACATTGGTATAAATACGCAAAAACGGTCATGTATTATACATTGATTACTCATCTATGGCTATCCATTAAACTTTTTGTTAATATAAATAACCCATACTACTTCAATCGACTGTTATTTTTGGTTTGGCTAATAAAATGAATAACTAAGCGCCCATTATGCCCCGCGCATATCCCCTGTTTGTTTCAAACGCTACACGTAATTTCTCTTGCATTCGGTATACTTCATTCAGTTTGCCAGGAGAGATCTGTTTTTAAGGATTAAAATGATGACTAAGCAAAAATCGCTAACGGCCATTCTGCCGCTGTTTCTTGTATTATTTATTGACGGCATGGGATTGGGGTTATTATTTCCTATACTCAATGCCATTATTATTGAGCCGACTTCCGGTTTTCTCCCAACTTCGCTGAGTGAGGGCATGCGTGATTTTTACTATGGGCTTACCATTGGAATTTTTATGCTGTGCTGGTTTTTTGGCGCCGCAATTTTAGGGGATCTATCCGATAGCGTTGGCCGTAAAAAATCATTAATGATTTGTCTGATTGGTGCATTTTTAGGCTATTTACTATCGGCCATTGCTATTCTATGCAGCAGTTTCTGGGCTTTAATTCTAGGTAGAATGATTGCCGGTTTTACAGCCGGAAGCCAGCCTATTGCCCAGGCAGCGATTGTCGATGTCAGTTCTGAGGAAAATAAGGCTAGGAATATCGGCTGGATTCTACTTGCCGTATCCTTAGGCTTCGTACTCGGACCCGTATTTGGCGGTGTTCTTTCGGACTCTCGCCTGATTAGCTGGTTTAATTTTGCAACCCCGATGTATTTTGCCTCTGCGATTTCCCTTTTTAATGCCATTATCCTGGCAATTTCTTTTAAAGAGACTTTTGGGGAAGGCAAGGAGAAAATCAAAATACGCTGGCATCATGCCATTCATATTATAATTTCAGCCTTCAGGCATCCGAAAATTGCTAAATATTCTGTGGTGCTTCTGATCATGATTTTTGGCTGGAGTAATTATTTTTCATTCATTCCCCTGTATCTGTTTCAAAAGTATCATTATTCCGTCATGGAAAATTCATTCTTTCTCGCTTTCATGGGACTTGGATTTAGTGTGGGATGCGGTTATGTCGTTGATTTCTGTACAAAACGATTTGAATATAACCTGGTGGTGATTGTTGGGTTATTAGTGACTGCATCCCAGGTACTGCTGATGCTTTTGGTTCAAGAGGCCTGGGTAGCCTGGATGGCTACCTTCTTTATTGGGATTAGCCTGTCGGTTGCATACTCACTGCTCCTGACTATTTTTTCACACTTGGTAAGTGCCCAAGAGCAGGGATGGGTAATGGGGGTTACCGGCTCTATTATGGCATTGTGTTTTGGATTAACCTCCCTTTTTACAGGATTGATAGCCCAGGTAGGCGCGAGCTTGCCAATGCTTCTTGCGACAGGTGGGTTGGCGATGAGCGCTGTGGTCTTAAGTCTTGTAAAATCCAACATCAAAATAGCTGCTCTTGAACCAGCAGTGAGCTAGAAGAAGGACACAATAATGACGCAAAAACCGTACATTCTGATATTGTATTATTCGCGCAAAGGCGCAACCGCTCAACTAGGCCAGTACATCGCACGAGGGGTGGAGTGCGTGGGTGGAATTGAGGCTCGACTTCGTACAGTACCTGCGGTTTCACCAACCTGTGAAGCGATTGCGCCCCCGGTTCCTGAGGAAGGAGCGCCTTATGCCAGTCTTGATGATTTGCAGCATTGCAGCGGTTTGGCGCTGGGAAGTCCCACCCGTTTTGGGAATATGGCGGCACCGCTGAAGT encodes:
- a CDS encoding MFS transporter, with translation MMTKQKSLTAILPLFLVLFIDGMGLGLLFPILNAIIIEPTSGFLPTSLSEGMRDFYYGLTIGIFMLCWFFGAAILGDLSDSVGRKKSLMICLIGAFLGYLLSAIAILCSSFWALILGRMIAGFTAGSQPIAQAAIVDVSSEENKARNIGWILLAVSLGFVLGPVFGGVLSDSRLISWFNFATPMYFASAISLFNAIILAISFKETFGEGKEKIKIRWHHAIHIIISAFRHPKIAKYSVVLLIMIFGWSNYFSFIPLYLFQKYHYSVMENSFFLAFMGLGFSVGCGYVVDFCTKRFEYNLVVIVGLLVTASQVLLMLLVQEAWVAWMATFFIGISLSVAYSLLLTIFSHLVSAQEQGWVMGVTGSIMALCFGLTSLFTGLIAQVGASLPMLLATGGLAMSAVVLSLVKSNIKIAALEPAVS